A window of the Lactuca sativa cultivar Salinas chromosome 5, Lsat_Salinas_v11, whole genome shotgun sequence genome harbors these coding sequences:
- the LOC111892610 gene encoding methylthioribose-1-phosphate isomerase, translated as MASQADSSLQAIRYNRGSLQLLDQRKLPLDTIYLEIRDAAEGWEAIREMVVRGAPAIAIAAALSLAVEASKLEEFSGTPNDAASFLKTKLEYLVSSRPTAVNLSDAATKLTEIITNSAATATEANQVFLAYIEAAEVMLEDDVASNKAIGSYGSSFIQNQQKESKKLSVLTHCNTGSLATAGFGTALGVIRALHADGVLEIAYCTETRPFNQGSRLTAYELVHDKIPATLIADSAAAALMKTRRIHAVIVGADRVAANGDTANKIGTYSLALSAKHHGVQFYVAAPLTSVDLSLSSGNEIVIEERSPKELLNTRGGMGEQVAASGICVWNPAFDVTPANLISGIITEKGVITKSGNDFFDIEGFVHKSMSN; from the exons ATGGCATCTCAGGCCGACTCATCTCTGCAAGCCATCCGTTATAACCGTGGCTCACTTCAGCTACTTGATCAG AGAAAACTTCCTCTTGATACGATCTATTTGGAGATTCGAGATGCTGCTGAAGGCTG GGAAGCAATCAGAGAGATGGTGGTTCGTGGTGCACCTGCAATCGCCATAGCTGCAGCACTTTCACTCGCTGTAGAAGCATCTAAACTGGAAGAATTTAGTGGTACACCAAATGACGCAGCATCGTTTCTCAAAACGAAATTGGAATACCTAGTCTCAAG TCGTCCAACAGCTGTGAATCTTTCAGATGCTGCAACTAAACTTACAGAGATTATTACGAACTCTGCTGCAACTGCTACAGAGGCTAACCAAGTGTTCCTT GCTTACATTGAAGCTGCTGAAGTAATGCTGGAAGACGATGTTGCATCCAATAAAGCAATCGGGTCTTATGGATCTTCTTTCATTCAAAATCAACAAAAGGAATCTAAGAAATTGTCTGTTTTGACACATTGTAATACTGGAAG TCTTGCAACAGCTGGATTTGGAACTGCTCTTGGAGTAATCCGTGCACTACATGCTGATGGAGTACTAGAAATAGCTTATTGCACAGAAACCCGTCCATTTAACCAA GGATCAAGATTGACAGCTTATGAATTAGTTCATGACAAAATCCCCGCAACACTTATAGCAGATTCTGCAGCTGCTGCTTTAATGAAAACTAGACGTATCCATGCTGTCATTGTTGGAGCTGATCGTGTTGCTGCTAATG GTGACACTGCGAACAAGATTGGAACATACAGCCTAGCGTTATCTGCTAAACATCATGGTGTTCAATTTTACGTTGCGGCCCCCTTGACTTCGGTTGACTTGTCATTATCTTCCGGAAATGAAATTGTTATAGAAGAAAGGTCGCCAAAGGAGTTGCTTAACACACGTGGTGGTATGGGAGAACAAGTTGCAGCTTCTGGGATTTGTGTTTGGAATCCAGCTTTTGATGTTACACCAGCTAATTTAATATCTGGTATCATAACTGAAAAG GGTGTGATTACAAAGAGTGGGAATGATTTTTTTGACATTGAAGGTTTTGTACACAAGAGTATGAGCAACTAA